A DNA window from Brassica napus cultivar Da-Ae chromosome C1, Da-Ae, whole genome shotgun sequence contains the following coding sequences:
- the LOC111202378 gene encoding galactose mutarotase — protein MADQSKNNTPEIFELNNGSMHVKISNYGATITSLFVPDKNGKSADVVLGFDSVDPYAKGLAPYFGCIVGRVANRIKEGKFSLNGVDYTLPINKPPNSLHGGNKGFDKKIWDVAGHKKDGDKPFIIFKYHSADGEEGYPGAAAVMATYTLTSATTMRLDMEAVPENKDTPISLAQHTYWNLAGHDSGNILDHRIQIWGSHVTPVDQFTVPTGEILPVKGTPFDFTEEKRIGESIEEVGLGYDHNYVLDCTDQEKDGLKHAVKLRDGASSRILDLWTNAPGMQFYTGNYVNGVVGKGNAVYGKHAGVCLETQGFPNAINQLNFPSVVVKAGEKYKHTMLFEFSV, from the exons ATGGCAGATCAGAGCAAGAACAACACTCCTGAGATCTTCGAGCTCAACAATGGATCAATGCATGTCAAGATCTCAAATTATGGTGCCACCATCACCTCCTTGTTTGTCCCCGACAAGAACG GGAAATCGGCTGATGTAGTTCTCGGATTCGACTCCGTGGATCCGTACGCG AAAGGGCTTGCACCCTACTttggttgcatagttggccgtGTAGCAAATCGGATCAAAGAGGGCAAGTTTAGTCTCAATGGAGTCGACTACACTCTTCCCATCAACAAGCCTCCCAACAGCCTCCACG GTGGTAACAAAGGTTTCGATAAGAAGATATGGGACGTTGCTGGACACAAGAAAGACGGTGATAAACCTTTCATCATTTTCAAATATCACAGCGCCGATGGAGAAGAAG GTTACCCCGGTGCGGCTGCCGTCATGGCGACATACACTCTCACGTCAGCCACGACCATGAGACTTGACATGGAGGCAGTTCCGGAGAACAAAGACACTCCCATCAGCTTAGCTCAGCATACATACTGGAACTTAGCGGGTCACGACTCAGGAAACATTCTTGACCATAGGATCCAGATTTGGGGGTCTCATGTCACTCCTGTGGATCAGTTCACAGTTCCTACAGGGGAGATCTTGCCGGTAAAGGGAACTCCGTTCGATTTCACCGAGGAGAAACGAATTGGCGAGTCTATTGAAGAGGTGGGTTTAGGATACGACCACAACTACGTGTTGGACTGTACTGATCAAGAGAAGGACGGGCTGAAACACGCAGTGAAGCTAAGAGACGGTGCGAGCTCGAGGATACTTGACTTGTGGACCAATGCTCCCGGAATGCAGTTTTATACCGGGAACTATGTGAATGGAGTGGTTGGGAAAGGGAATGCGGTTTATGGGAAGCATGCAGGTGTGTGCCTTGAGACGCAAGGCTTCCCGAACGCGATTAACCAGCTGAATTTCCCGTCTGTTGTGGTTAAGGCTGGTGAGAAGTACAAGCACACGATGCTGTTTGAGTTTTCAGTTTGA
- the LOC106435200 gene encoding B3 domain-containing protein At5g25470-like, whose protein sequence is MRQRQRQRLRNEQQLSSLTLPLTLKPAATKRTGLMFPESENRENLSNPSFIKSLSIGQNWKSKSMRIFPEEFVRSAGEAFVHRVVLSVLWNNSWQCWLQQEKNGLFMVEEDWDEFVDDNLLDTDDTLLFTHQDTMYFQVRIFKKDGNEITSVPLEGEPETQPFHQETTPAYASANGGTSSRARKGYAHVENPKRYLLNPRNPYFEKTLTKPNIVLYVNTWVIEEYDLEFSPPNTHMYFLLPDGEKLDGYTKDYGGSHSFLGWAAVCERCNLRTGDTVVCELELSGRVVSAVRVHLLDE, encoded by the exons ATGCGGCAGCGTCAGCGTCAACGTCtgcgaaacgaacaacaactgtcttcattgacgctgccgctgacgctgaaacctgcggcaaccaaacgaacagggctAATGTTTCCCGAGAGTGAGAACCGAGAAAATCTGAGCAACCCCAGCTTCATTAAGTCTTTGTCTATAGGACAAAACTGGAAATCTAAATCCATG AGGATTTTTCCGGAAGAGTTTGTGAGAAGCGCTGGTGAGGCTTTTGTACACAGGGTGGTGCTTAGTGTTCTCTGGAACAATTCCTGGCAATGTTGGCTCCAGCAAGAAAAGAATGGTCTGTTTATGGTCGAAGAAGATTGGGAtgagtttgtggatgacaaccTTTTAGATACAGATGATACCTTGCTTTTCACACACCAAGACACAATGTATTTTCAAGTGAGAATCTTCAAGAAAGATGGGAACGAGATCACTTCAGTACCTCTTGAAGGTGAACCTGAGACTCAACCATTTCACCAGGAGACAACCCCTGCCTATGCCTCTG CAAATGGAGGAACAAGTAGCCGAGCAAGAAAGGGTTATGCTCATGTCGAAAACCCTAAGCGATACCTCTTAAATCCGAGAAACCCTTACTTCGAGAAGACGCTAACGAAGCCGAACATAGTCCTG TATGTGAATACGTGGGTGATCGAGGAGTATGACTTAGAGTTTAGTCCTCCTAATACCCACATGTACTTCCTTCTTCCCGATGGAGAAAAACTCGATGGCTACACCAAGGATTACGGCGGTTCACATAGTTTCCTTGGCTGGGCAGCTGTATGTGAaaggtgcaacttgagaacagGAGACACTGTGGTTTGTGAACTTGAACTCTCAGGACGAGTGGTTTCCGCTGTTAGAGTGCATTTACTCGATGAATGA
- the LOC106435201 gene encoding surfeit locus protein 1-like isoform X2 translates to MATPLSKLVTKSKPHSHVCSTSHSLQRQFWLRHFSAVADSSLSTSAALGSQTSSPAPPQDKKRGSNWSRLLLFLPGVITFGLGSWQIVRRDEKIKTLEYQQQRLKMEPMKLNTEHPPDALEFRRVSCKGVFDEKKSIYLGPRSRSISGVTENGFYVITPLMPIPGDLHSMQSPILVNRGWVPRSWWEKSTESTEADFVTNESTKAKPLSHEQSSWWKFWSKTPVITKEDVPTVKPVGVIGVIRGGENPSIFVPANDPSTGQWFYVDVPAMARAIGLPENTIYVEDVHEDIDRSRPYPVPRDMNTLIRSKVMPQDHLNYSITWYSLSAAVTYMAYKRLKPKSSRR, encoded by the exons ATGGCGACGCCGTTGTCTAAACTCGTAACGAAATCGAAACCTCACAGCCACGTGTGCTCCACCTCCCATTCCCTTCAGAGACAATTCTGGCTACGGCACTTCTCCGCCGTCGCCGATTCTTCGCTATCCACCTCCGCCGCGCTTGGAAGCCAAACGAGTTCTCCCGCTCCGCCGCAAG atAAGAAAAGAGGGTCGAATTGGTCACGGTTGCTGTTGTTCTTGCCTGGTGTGATTACCTTCGGCCTCGGATCATGGCAAATCGTTAGAAGGGATGAAAAG ATCAAAACACTGGAGTACCAACAACAACGGCTGAAAATGGAACCTATGAAACTAAATACAGAACATCCTCCGGATGCCTTGGAGTTTAGACGGGTTAGTTGCAAGGGTGTGTTTGACGAGAAAAAATCTATCTATTTGGGTCCACGGTCTAGGTCCATATCCGGAGTGACTGAAAATGGATTCTATGTCATCACGCCTCTGATGCCAATCCCCGGTGACCTGCATAG CATGCAGTCGCCTATTCTGGTGAATCGCGGATGGGTTCCTCGGAGTTGGTGGGAGAAGTCAACAGAATCTACTGAGGCTGACTTCGTTACAAATGAGTCAACAAAAGCTAAACCACTCTCCCATGAACAAAGTTCCTGGTGGAAGTTTTGGTCTAAGACGCCAGTGATTACTAAG GAGGATGTGCCAACGGTTAAGCCTGTAGGAGTTATTGGTGTGATTAGGGGCGGGGAGAACCCGAGCATATTTGTTCCAGCCAATGATCCAAGCACCGGGCAGTGGTTCTATGTAGACGTTCCCGCAATGGCTCGAGCCATAGGTCTTCCTGAAAACACAATCTACGTAGAGGACGTTCATGAAGACATAGATCGGAGTAGACCGTATCCTGTCCCCAGGGACATGAACACTTTGATCCGCAGTAAAGTCATGCCACAGGACCATCTCAATTACTCAATAACATG GTACTCTCTCTCGGCGGCTGTCACGTACATGGCTTACAAGAGGCTCAAGCCAAAGTCTTCCCGCAGATAA
- the LOC106435201 gene encoding surfeit locus protein 1-like isoform X1, whose amino-acid sequence MATPLSKLVTKSKPHSHVCSTSHSLQRQFWLRHFSAVADSSLSTSAALGSQTSSPAPPQDKKRGSNWSRLLLFLPGVITFGLGSWQIVRRDEKIKTLEYQQQRLKMEPMKLNTEHPPDALEFRRVSCKGVFDEKKSIYLGPRSRSISGVTENGFYVITPLMPIPGDLHSMQSPILVNRGWVPRSWWEKSTESTEADFVTNESTKAKPLSHEQSSWWKFWSKTPVITKEDVPTVKPVGVIGVIRGGENPSIFVPANDPSTGQWFYVDVPAMARAIGLPENTIYVEDVHEDIDRSRPYPVPRDMNTLIRSKVMPQDHLNYSITCRYSLSAAVTYMAYKRLKPKSSRR is encoded by the exons ATGGCGACGCCGTTGTCTAAACTCGTAACGAAATCGAAACCTCACAGCCACGTGTGCTCCACCTCCCATTCCCTTCAGAGACAATTCTGGCTACGGCACTTCTCCGCCGTCGCCGATTCTTCGCTATCCACCTCCGCCGCGCTTGGAAGCCAAACGAGTTCTCCCGCTCCGCCGCAAG atAAGAAAAGAGGGTCGAATTGGTCACGGTTGCTGTTGTTCTTGCCTGGTGTGATTACCTTCGGCCTCGGATCATGGCAAATCGTTAGAAGGGATGAAAAG ATCAAAACACTGGAGTACCAACAACAACGGCTGAAAATGGAACCTATGAAACTAAATACAGAACATCCTCCGGATGCCTTGGAGTTTAGACGGGTTAGTTGCAAGGGTGTGTTTGACGAGAAAAAATCTATCTATTTGGGTCCACGGTCTAGGTCCATATCCGGAGTGACTGAAAATGGATTCTATGTCATCACGCCTCTGATGCCAATCCCCGGTGACCTGCATAG CATGCAGTCGCCTATTCTGGTGAATCGCGGATGGGTTCCTCGGAGTTGGTGGGAGAAGTCAACAGAATCTACTGAGGCTGACTTCGTTACAAATGAGTCAACAAAAGCTAAACCACTCTCCCATGAACAAAGTTCCTGGTGGAAGTTTTGGTCTAAGACGCCAGTGATTACTAAG GAGGATGTGCCAACGGTTAAGCCTGTAGGAGTTATTGGTGTGATTAGGGGCGGGGAGAACCCGAGCATATTTGTTCCAGCCAATGATCCAAGCACCGGGCAGTGGTTCTATGTAGACGTTCCCGCAATGGCTCGAGCCATAGGTCTTCCTGAAAACACAATCTACGTAGAGGACGTTCATGAAGACATAGATCGGAGTAGACCGTATCCTGTCCCCAGGGACATGAACACTTTGATCCGCAGTAAAGTCATGCCACAGGACCATCTCAATTACTCAATAACATG CAGGTACTCTCTCTCGGCGGCTGTCACGTACATGGCTTACAAGAGGCTCAAGCCAAAGTCTTCCCGCAGATAA
- the LOC111202379 gene encoding uncharacterized protein LOC111202379, translated as MNFLLRSASSATHRPPVSEPPPPPPQPPPEATLERAEEPFPQYPSLEDHIDGSGDDHGNGESNANTGGSGVERFSDVSEEEGWISIPYQEIPDNWSESVDIQSLRSLDRSFVFPGEQIQMLACLSDSKADTDVITPFKVAEVMSRTVQRKIPHKQNGDISDGESYESIPLGDPDGHFAAQNGHSPGKESVDSQKDGESILRMEDHKRRTEDLLSRFQKSHFFVRIAESGEPLWSKKSSMAADTEEGDEKRPCVSAFVDSGEFDPDVAGGVARSRAKCCALPNGDIVVSLQVYIVDCPKEPIIEILQFEKHQDRDPLSDSDHEHKDPYGNLLKWLIPLDNNISQQPRSLPPPISSSPGLSSSAHKPAISSVSGSQLFSFGHFRSYSMSSLPPNTAPVTGPVKTQSSKPSFDIEDWDIYSAQTLRNGQKRGTEELLSFRGVPLGRDRFSVRCGLEGICVPGRRWRRKLEIIQPIEINSFAADCNTDDLLCVQIKNVAPTHTPDIVIYVDAITIVFEEAGKSASPCTVPIACIEAGNEHSLPNLTLRKGEEHSFIVRPAFSVGSNVKPSAARKELKSSSLSLPSVNFERKGSGLSGDQYAVMVSCRCNYTESRLFFKQRTKWRPRVSRDLMISVASEMSGEPCGPHGRASQLPVQILTLQASNLTPEDLSLTVLAPASFTSPPSVVSLNSTPTSPVSPFPGFSEFTEMVQSEKRNTTTRRKVQPLPSMPLETTRTETTTNDEMNSASSNNPSDVVPKSGLGCTHLWLQSRVPLGCVPSKSTATIKLELLPLTDGIITLDTLQVHVKEKGRRYIPDQSLKINATSSISSGMF; from the exons ATGAATTTCTTGCTCCGATCTGCTTCCTCCGCTACTCACCGCCCCCCGGTGAGcgaaccaccaccaccaccgcctcaACCTCCGCCTGAAGCAACTTTGGAAAGAGCCGAAGAGCCTTTCCCACAATATCCATCCCTCGAGGATCATATAGATGGATCTGGAGACGACCATGGAAATGGAGAGTCAAATGCAAACACCGGTGGCTCTGGTGTTGAGCGGTTCTCAGATGTATCTGAGGAAGAAGGATGGATCTCAATTCCATATC AGGAGATCCCTGACAACTGGTCTGAGTCAGTTGATATTCAGTCACTACGGTCCCTAGATCGCTCCTTTGTGTTTCCTG gGGAACAGATTCAAATGCTAGCATGCTTATCCGACAGTAAAGCAGACACAGATGTCATCACTCCTTTCAAAGTGGCCGAGGTGATGAGCAGAACTGTACAGAGAAAAATCCCTCACAAACAAAACGGAGATATCTCTGACGGGGAGAGTTACGAGAGTATACCATTAGGGGACCCTGACGGCCATTTCGCAGCTCAGAATGGGCACAGTCCTGGTAAAGAGAGTGTGGATTCACAAAAAGATGGTGAATCCATCTTGAGGATGGAAGATCACAAGAGACGGACGGAAGACTTGCTTTCCAGGTTTCAGAAGTCTCATTTCTTCGTTAGGATTGCAGAGTCTGGCGAGCCTCTTTGGTCAAAGAAAAGCTCTATGGCTGCAGATACGGAGGAGGGAGATGAAAAGAGACCTTGTGTTAGTGCTTTCGTGGATAGTGGGGAGTTCGATCCTGATGTTGCTGGAGGTGTAGCTAGGAGTAGAGCAAAATGCTGCGCCTTACCCAATGGAGACATAGTG GTCTCTTTACAAGTTTATATCGTTGACTGTCCCAAAGAACCAATCATTGAGATACTGCAGTTTGAGAAGCATCAGGACAGGGACCCACTTTCTGACTCGGATCATGAACACAAGGATCCATATGGGAATCTTCTAAAATGGTTGATACCATTGGATAACAATATTTCTCAGCAACCACGTTCTTTGCCACCTCCTATAAGCTCTAGCCCAGGTCTCAGCAGCAGTGCACACAAGCCAGCAATCTCTTCCGTCTCAGGCTCTCAGCTCTTCTCGTTCGGCCATTTTAGAAGCTACTCCATGTCTTCTCTGCCGCCGAACACTGCACCGGTTACCGGACCCGTGAAAACACAGAGCTCTAAACCATCGTTTGACATTGAAGACTGGGACATTTATTCAGCTCAAACGTTAAGAAACGGTCAGAAGCGTGGGACTGAAGAGCTCTTATCTTTCCGGGGTGTTCCCTTGGGGCGGGATAGGTTCTCTGTTCGTTGCGGACTCGAAGGCATCTGCGTTCCCGGCAGGAGGTGGAGGAGGAAACTCGAAATCATTCAGCCTATTGAGATCAATTCCTTTGCAGCTGACTGCAATACAGATGACCTTCTCTGCGTTCAGATTAAGAATGTTGCTCCTACACACACTCCAGATATTGTAATATACGTTGACGCAATAACGATTGTTTTTGAAGAGGCGGGGAAAAGTGCTTCTCCTTGTACAGTGCCAATCGCATGTATTGAAGCTGGAAACGAGCATAGTTTGCCGAATTTAACTCTCAG GAAAGGTGAGGAGCACTCATTCATCGTGAGGCCTGCCTTTTCTGTTGGGAGTAATGTCAAACCCTCTGCTGCAAGAAAAGAACTCAAATCATCGAGTTTGTCTCTTCCGTCTGTAAATTTTGAGAGAAAAGGGAGCGGTTTAAGTGGTGATCAGTATGCGGTTATGGTGTCATGTCGATGCAACTACACAG AATCAAGGCTGTTTTTCAAACAACGGACAAAGTGGAGACCACGAGTTTCCAGGGACCTGATGATCTCTGTTGCTTCTGAAATGTCAGGAGAGCCTTGTGGCCCCCATGGGAGAGCCTCCCAGCTACCTGTTCAG ATATTAACTCTTCAGGCATCAAATCTGACACCTGAAGATCTGTCATTAACGGTTCTCGCTCCAGCATCATTCACATCGCCTCCGTCTGTGGTGTCCCTAAATTCCACGCCTACCTCTCCTGTAAGCCCATTCCCAGGGTTCTCTGAGTTCACAGAGATGGTACAAAGCGAGAAACGCAACACAACAACAAGGCGTAAAGTGCAACCGTTACCCTCAATGCCACTGGAGACGACAAGGACAGAGACTACAACAAATGACGAAATGAACTCTGCTTCTTCCAACAACCCTTCAGATGTTGTTCCAAAGAGCGGCTTAGGGTGTACACATCTCTGGCTACAAAGTCGAGTTCCCTTGGG ATGCGTTCCTTCGAAATCTACAGCGACGATCAAGCTAGAGCTTCTCCCTTTGACTGACGGCATAATCACTCTTGACACTCTCCAAGTCCACGTCAAGGAGAAAG GTCGTAGGTACATACCGGATCAGTCACTGAAGATAAACGCAACGTCAAGCATTTCCTCTGGAATGTTTTAG
- the LOC106435207 gene encoding protein TIFY 6B-like isoform X1, with product MERDFLGLGSKNSPITVKEETSESSRDSAPSRGMKWSFPNKACATSTPQFLAFRPSQENRHRNLGNYHLPHSGSFMPSSVADVYDSSNRSTPYSSVQGVRMFPSSKQHEEAISVSMSRPGLQSHYAPGGTSFINNSVNSQPLVGVPIMAPPVSVLPPPGSIVGTTDIRCSSKPSGSSPAQLTIFYAGSVCVYNDISPEKAKAIMLLAGNGSPMPQAFLPPQTHQQVVHHARASVDSSAMPPSFMPTVSYLSPEAGSSSNGFGAAKAARDFTTTYLSNQTNASNINSSMAASCSANVPQTGKIVALPQARKASIARFLEKRKERVTSLSPYCLDKKSSTDCRTPLSECISSSLSSAT from the exons ATGGAGAGAGATTTTCTCGGGCTGGGTTCAAAAAATTCACCGATCACTGTGAAGGAGGAAACCAGTGAAAGCTCCAGAGATTCAG CCCCGAGTAGAGGAATGAAGTGGTCATTCCCAAACAAAGCCTGTGCTACCTCTACTCCTCAGTTTCTAGCTTTCAGGCCATCCCAAGAAAACAGACATAGAAACCTTGGAAACTATCATCTGCCACACTCTGGTTCCTTCATGCCATCATCCGTAGCTGATGTTTATGATTCCTCCAACCGGAGCACTCCTTACAGTTCTGTTCAG gGAGTTAGGATGTTCCCTAGTTcaaaacaacatgaagaagctatctcagTTTCAATGTCTAGGCCGGGTCTCCAGTCTCATTATGCACCAGGAGGAACAAGCTTCATCAACAATAGCGTAAACTCGCAACCTTTGGTAGGAGTTCCTATCATGGCACCTCCAGTATCAGTCCTTCCTCCTCCAGGTTCCATTGTTGGGACAACTGATATTAG ATGTTCTTCCAAGCCATCAGGATCATCACCTGCTCAGTTGACCATCTTTTATGCCGGTTCAGTTTGTGTTTATAATGACATATCTCCTGAAAAG GCCAAGGCGATAATGTTACTTGCTGGAAACGGTTCCCCTATGCCACAAGCCTTTTTACCACCACAAACTCATCAACAAGTGGTCCATCATGCCCGTGCCTCCGTTGATTCTTCAGCTATGCCTCCTAGCTTCATGCCCACAGTCTCTTATCTCAGCCCTGAAGCTGGAAGTAGCTCAAATGGGTTCGGAGCAGCTAAAGCAGCAAGAGACTTTACAACAACATACCTCAGCAACCAAACTAACGCATCCAATATCAACTCTTCAATGGCAGCTTCTTGTTCTGCCAATGTACCTCAAACAGGTAAAATAG TGGCTTTACCTCAGGCTCGGAAAGCATCTATAGCCAGATTCTTAGAGAAACGCAAAGAAAG GGTCACAAGCCTATCGCCATATTGCTTAGACAAGAAGTCATCAACAGATTGTCGCACACCACTGTCTGAATGCATAAGTTCTTCTCTCAGCTCTGCAACCTAA
- the LOC106435207 gene encoding protein TIFY 6B-like isoform X2: protein MERDFLGLGSKNSPITVKEETSESSRDSAPSRGMKWSFPNKACATSTPQFLAFRPSQENRHRNLGNYHLPHSGSFMPSSVADVYDSSNRSTPYSSVQGVRMFPSSKQHEEAISVSMSRPGLQSHYAPGGTSFINNSVNSQPLVGVPIMAPPVSVLPPPGSIVGTTDIRCSSKPSGSSPAQLTIFYAGSVCVYNDISPEKAKAIMLLAGNGSPMPQAFLPPQTHQQVVHHARASVDSSAMPPSFMPTVSYLSPEAGSSSNGFGAAKAARDFTTTYLSNQTNASNINSSMAASCSANVPQTVALPQARKASIARFLEKRKERVTSLSPYCLDKKSSTDCRTPLSECISSSLSSAT from the exons ATGGAGAGAGATTTTCTCGGGCTGGGTTCAAAAAATTCACCGATCACTGTGAAGGAGGAAACCAGTGAAAGCTCCAGAGATTCAG CCCCGAGTAGAGGAATGAAGTGGTCATTCCCAAACAAAGCCTGTGCTACCTCTACTCCTCAGTTTCTAGCTTTCAGGCCATCCCAAGAAAACAGACATAGAAACCTTGGAAACTATCATCTGCCACACTCTGGTTCCTTCATGCCATCATCCGTAGCTGATGTTTATGATTCCTCCAACCGGAGCACTCCTTACAGTTCTGTTCAG gGAGTTAGGATGTTCCCTAGTTcaaaacaacatgaagaagctatctcagTTTCAATGTCTAGGCCGGGTCTCCAGTCTCATTATGCACCAGGAGGAACAAGCTTCATCAACAATAGCGTAAACTCGCAACCTTTGGTAGGAGTTCCTATCATGGCACCTCCAGTATCAGTCCTTCCTCCTCCAGGTTCCATTGTTGGGACAACTGATATTAG ATGTTCTTCCAAGCCATCAGGATCATCACCTGCTCAGTTGACCATCTTTTATGCCGGTTCAGTTTGTGTTTATAATGACATATCTCCTGAAAAG GCCAAGGCGATAATGTTACTTGCTGGAAACGGTTCCCCTATGCCACAAGCCTTTTTACCACCACAAACTCATCAACAAGTGGTCCATCATGCCCGTGCCTCCGTTGATTCTTCAGCTATGCCTCCTAGCTTCATGCCCACAGTCTCTTATCTCAGCCCTGAAGCTGGAAGTAGCTCAAATGGGTTCGGAGCAGCTAAAGCAGCAAGAGACTTTACAACAACATACCTCAGCAACCAAACTAACGCATCCAATATCAACTCTTCAATGGCAGCTTCTTGTTCTGCCAATGTACCTCAAACAG TGGCTTTACCTCAGGCTCGGAAAGCATCTATAGCCAGATTCTTAGAGAAACGCAAAGAAAG GGTCACAAGCCTATCGCCATATTGCTTAGACAAGAAGTCATCAACAGATTGTCGCACACCACTGTCTGAATGCATAAGTTCTTCTCTCAGCTCTGCAACCTAA